Proteins from a genomic interval of Diaminobutyricimonas aerilata:
- a CDS encoding class I SAM-dependent methyltransferase: MSAWIEHAPFASWLIDAARPRSVVELGTHNGFSLFAFAEAARRLGLQTQLTGLDSWEGDDQAGYFDPTVYETVKREAADRFPESVRLIRGYFVDSVDKIRDGSVDLLHIDGRHGYNDVRADFEQYRPKLSERGVVLFHDIAEHGKGFGVHRFWDEVAGQHPSFSFEHGHGLGVLAVGKRAPDSVLRFIEIAGAQGGAVRDAYARLGARIVEYYRGAVEAPATLVHFRNLRAQAEIDARAAMEETSRLRQELARLQASASWRVTGPLRWARGLPRRIR; encoded by the coding sequence GTGTCCGCGTGGATCGAACACGCGCCTTTCGCTTCCTGGCTGATCGACGCGGCTCGCCCCCGATCAGTGGTCGAATTGGGTACCCACAACGGGTTCTCGCTCTTCGCGTTCGCTGAGGCTGCCAGGCGGCTGGGTCTGCAGACGCAGCTCACCGGGCTGGACAGCTGGGAAGGTGACGACCAGGCCGGGTACTTCGACCCGACGGTCTACGAGACCGTCAAGCGTGAGGCCGCTGATCGATTCCCGGAATCCGTGCGACTCATCCGGGGGTATTTCGTCGATTCCGTCGACAAGATCCGCGACGGATCGGTGGATCTGCTCCACATCGACGGACGACACGGGTACAACGACGTGCGAGCCGATTTCGAGCAATATCGACCCAAATTGAGTGAACGTGGAGTCGTGCTTTTCCACGACATCGCGGAGCACGGGAAGGGGTTCGGCGTACATCGCTTCTGGGACGAGGTCGCCGGGCAGCATCCCTCTTTCTCGTTCGAGCATGGCCACGGTCTCGGGGTGCTCGCTGTCGGGAAGCGGGCGCCCGACAGCGTGCTCCGGTTCATCGAGATCGCCGGCGCCCAGGGCGGTGCCGTACGCGACGCCTATGCACGGCTGGGCGCGCGGATCGTCGAGTACTACCGCGGGGCAGTCGAGGCGCCCGCCACCCTCGTGCACTTCCGCAACCTTCGTGCGCAGGCCGAGATCGACGCGCGCGCGGCGATGGAGGAGACATCACGTCTCCGCCAGGAACTCGCGCGTTTGCAAGCGAGCGCCAGCTGGCGTGTTACCGGGCCTCTGAGGTGGGCACGGGGTCTTCCACGCCGGATCAGGTAA
- a CDS encoding glycosyltransferase family 2 protein has translation MPTSEARTAVVTVNYRSEAVLPEFFASLPAASTHPLAVVVADNAASDEARAMTQERGATYLRLPDNRGYGGAINAAVAQLPAAIEYVVIANSDISFAPGSIERLVETADATPDAGAVGPLIRNVDGTVYPSARRVPSLRTGVGHALFANLWLTNPWTRAYRLENEAEPHRRDAGWLSGACVLVRREVFERLGGFDQGYFMYFEDVDLGYRFGEAGARNIYEPSAEVTHIGGHSTASVSELMLQAHHDSARRFLSKKYSGALMWPIRFGLNIGLSVRARITRRRVRRGA, from the coding sequence ATGCCGACATCTGAGGCCCGCACCGCGGTCGTGACCGTCAACTACCGGTCCGAGGCGGTGCTCCCCGAGTTCTTCGCGTCCCTGCCCGCCGCCTCGACGCATCCGCTCGCGGTCGTCGTCGCCGACAACGCCGCCTCCGACGAGGCGCGCGCGATGACGCAGGAGCGCGGCGCGACCTACCTGCGACTGCCCGACAACCGCGGCTACGGCGGGGCGATCAACGCGGCGGTCGCGCAGCTGCCGGCGGCGATCGAGTACGTCGTCATCGCCAACTCCGACATCAGCTTCGCGCCCGGCTCGATCGAGCGCCTCGTCGAGACGGCGGATGCGACGCCCGACGCGGGTGCGGTGGGTCCGCTCATCCGCAACGTCGACGGCACCGTGTACCCGTCCGCCCGGCGGGTGCCGTCGCTGCGCACCGGCGTCGGCCACGCGCTGTTCGCGAACCTGTGGCTCACGAATCCGTGGACGCGCGCGTACCGCCTCGAGAACGAGGCGGAGCCGCACCGCCGCGACGCCGGCTGGCTGTCCGGCGCGTGCGTGCTCGTGCGGCGCGAGGTGTTCGAGCGCCTCGGCGGCTTCGACCAGGGGTACTTCATGTACTTCGAAGACGTCGACCTCGGCTACCGGTTCGGCGAGGCGGGCGCCCGCAACATCTACGAGCCGTCCGCGGAGGTCACGCACATCGGCGGACACTCGACCGCGAGCGTGTCCGAGCTGATGCTGCAGGCCCACCACGACAGCGCCCGTCGGTTCCTGTCGAAGAAGTACTCCGGCGCCCTCATGTGGCCCATCCGGTTCGGCCTCAACATCGGGCTGTCGGTGCGCGCGCGCATCACCCGCCGTCGGGTGCGCCGCGGCGCCTGA
- a CDS encoding glycosyltransferase family 4 protein codes for MTTLRVIIDEMVAPVRSGVARYTEELTRELIRTAPPGCTVEGFVSASPESDYADIAEKLPGLARLHKSALARRELTAAWQHGFTRLPGAGMVHAPSLLAPLSKHDRVEDRGTQIVVTMHDAVAWTDPALLPPRTVSWQRAMGKRAQRYADAVVAPTHSVADQLREVLDLGDRVRVIAGAVSSALKTPIDAEARATELRLPKEYLLAHGSFEQRKGLDALLAAVAHRELGGLPVLLTGIEDGARLQQALESAGVPADRVRPLGHLADPDLAVVLERAAVYVHPSRAEGFGLAVVEAFSLGTPVVHADDPALLEVSAGAARVVPLSEDYSDQLSDAIAAVLGDRELAERLRIEGRDRAKAFSWRDSAEKVWQLHADI; via the coding sequence ATGACGACGCTGCGGGTGATCATCGACGAGATGGTCGCACCGGTACGCAGCGGCGTCGCCCGGTACACCGAGGAGCTGACGCGCGAGCTCATCCGCACCGCTCCCCCCGGCTGTACGGTCGAGGGTTTCGTATCCGCCTCCCCCGAGAGCGACTACGCCGACATCGCGGAGAAGCTCCCCGGCCTCGCCCGGTTGCACAAGAGCGCACTCGCCCGGCGTGAGCTCACCGCCGCGTGGCAGCACGGCTTCACCCGCCTGCCCGGTGCCGGCATGGTGCACGCGCCGAGCCTGCTCGCCCCGCTCTCGAAGCACGACCGGGTCGAGGACCGCGGCACGCAGATCGTCGTCACGATGCACGACGCGGTCGCCTGGACCGACCCGGCACTCCTGCCGCCGCGCACCGTCTCCTGGCAGCGGGCGATGGGCAAGCGGGCGCAGCGGTACGCGGATGCGGTGGTCGCGCCGACCCATTCGGTCGCCGACCAGCTGCGTGAGGTGCTCGACCTCGGCGATCGGGTGCGCGTCATCGCCGGCGCCGTGAGCTCCGCGCTCAAGACCCCCATCGACGCCGAGGCACGGGCGACCGAGCTGCGGCTGCCGAAGGAGTACCTGCTCGCCCACGGCTCGTTCGAGCAGCGCAAGGGCCTCGACGCGCTGCTCGCCGCGGTCGCCCACCGCGAGCTCGGCGGGCTGCCCGTGCTGCTCACCGGCATCGAAGACGGCGCACGGCTGCAGCAGGCGCTCGAGTCCGCCGGTGTGCCCGCCGACCGGGTGCGCCCCCTCGGCCACCTCGCCGACCCCGATCTCGCCGTCGTGCTGGAACGCGCCGCCGTGTACGTGCACCCGAGCCGCGCCGAGGGGTTCGGTCTCGCCGTCGTCGAGGCGTTCAGCCTCGGCACACCGGTCGTGCACGCCGACGACCCCGCGCTGCTCGAGGTGAGCGCCGGCGCCGCCCGCGTCGTGCCGCTGAGCGAGGACTACTCCGATCAGCTCTCCGACGCGATCGCCGCGGTGCTGGGCGACCGCGAGCTGGCGGAGCGCTTGCGCATCGAGGGACGCGACCGGGCGAAGGCGTTCAGCTGGCGGGACTCCGCCGAGAAGGTGTGGCAACTGCATGCCGACATCTGA
- a CDS encoding dTDP-4-dehydrorhamnose 3,5-epimerase family protein — protein sequence MQIRELSIPDAYEITPKQFGDDRGVFLEWYRFDRLEEAIGHSLDLKQANTSVSKRGVVRGIHYADIPPSQAKYVTVTHGAVVDYVIDIRVGSPTFGQWDSVLLDTTDRRAIYLSEGLGHAFVALTDDATVSYLVTDTYNASREHGINPLDEQVGLVFPPEAGEPLLSPKDTDAPSLAEAETSGILPSWDEARAFYASLGEKR from the coding sequence GTGCAGATCCGAGAACTCTCCATCCCGGATGCCTACGAGATCACGCCCAAGCAGTTCGGTGACGACCGCGGTGTGTTCCTCGAGTGGTATCGCTTCGACCGGCTCGAAGAGGCCATCGGGCACTCGCTCGACCTGAAGCAGGCGAACACCTCGGTGTCCAAGCGCGGCGTCGTGCGGGGCATCCACTACGCCGACATCCCGCCGAGCCAGGCGAAGTACGTGACGGTTACCCACGGCGCGGTGGTGGACTACGTCATCGACATCCGTGTCGGCTCGCCGACCTTCGGGCAGTGGGACTCGGTGCTGCTCGACACCACCGACCGTCGTGCCATCTATCTCTCGGAGGGACTCGGCCACGCATTCGTCGCCCTCACCGACGACGCCACCGTGAGCTATCTCGTGACCGACACCTACAACGCGTCGCGTGAGCACGGCATCAACCCGCTCGACGAGCAGGTCGGCCTCGTCTTTCCGCCGGAGGCAGGAGAGCCGTTGCTGTCGCCGAAGGACACGGACGCGCCGTCGCTTGCCGAGGCTGAGACGTCGGGCATCCTGCCCAGCTGGGACGAGGCGCGCGCGTTCTACGCGTCGCTGGGGGAGAAGCGATGA
- a CDS encoding 5-(carboxyamino)imidazole ribonucleotide synthase — translation MARTVGVVGGGQLARMMLPPAVALGVELRVLAETEGSSAGIAPHVVGDYTDVETVLAFAREVDVVTFDHEHVPQPVLERLVAEGVAVHPGPHALQFAQDKLRMRERLGELGVPMPDWARVEDQEQLQAFLDDHGGRGVVKTPRGGYDGKGVRVVSSASEAADWFDRGALLVEELVSFQRELAQLVARRPSGEIAAWPVVETVQLNGVCAEVFAPASPSLAASAADEVARTIADGLDVTGVLAVELFEAEDGRLLVNELAMRPHNSGHWSIEGSETSQFEQHLRAVLDLPLGSTMARSPHTVMINVLGGPADGDLDGRYPAALAASRDAKLHLYGKSPRPGRKIGHVTAWGDDLDDVVYRARAVSAHFE, via the coding sequence GTGGCCCGGACAGTCGGTGTGGTCGGCGGCGGACAGCTCGCCCGGATGATGCTCCCGCCCGCGGTCGCGCTCGGCGTCGAGCTGCGCGTGCTCGCCGAGACCGAGGGTTCATCGGCCGGCATCGCCCCGCACGTCGTTGGCGACTACACGGACGTGGAGACGGTGCTCGCGTTCGCCCGCGAGGTCGACGTCGTGACCTTCGACCACGAGCACGTGCCCCAGCCGGTGCTCGAGCGCCTCGTCGCCGAGGGTGTCGCCGTGCACCCGGGCCCGCACGCCCTGCAGTTCGCGCAGGACAAGCTGCGGATGCGCGAGCGACTCGGAGAGCTCGGCGTGCCGATGCCCGACTGGGCGCGCGTGGAGGACCAAGAGCAGCTGCAGGCGTTCCTCGACGACCACGGCGGACGCGGCGTCGTGAAGACGCCCCGCGGCGGCTACGACGGCAAGGGCGTCCGCGTCGTCTCGAGCGCGAGCGAGGCGGCCGACTGGTTCGACCGCGGCGCGCTCCTCGTCGAGGAGCTCGTCTCCTTCCAGCGCGAGCTCGCACAGCTCGTCGCCCGACGGCCCTCCGGCGAGATCGCGGCATGGCCCGTCGTCGAGACGGTGCAGCTGAACGGCGTCTGCGCCGAGGTGTTCGCGCCCGCGAGCCCGTCGCTCGCCGCATCCGCCGCCGACGAGGTCGCCCGCACCATCGCCGACGGGCTCGACGTCACCGGCGTGCTCGCCGTGGAGCTCTTCGAGGCCGAGGACGGGCGTCTGCTCGTCAACGAACTCGCGATGCGACCGCACAACAGCGGTCACTGGAGCATCGAGGGTTCCGAGACGAGCCAGTTCGAGCAGCACCTGCGGGCGGTGCTCGATCTGCCGCTCGGATCCACGATGGCGCGCTCGCCGCACACCGTCATGATCAACGTGCTCGGCGGTCCCGCCGACGGCGATCTCGACGGCCGCTATCCGGCCGCGCTCGCCGCATCCCGCGACGCCAAACTCCACCTGTACGGCAAGTCGCCGCGCCCCGGGCGGAAGATCGGGCACGTCACCGCGTGGGGCGACGACCTCGACGACGTCGTGTACCGCGCGCGCGCCGTGTCGGCGCATTTCGAGTGA
- the rfbD gene encoding dTDP-4-dehydrorhamnose reductase, which produces MMRYLVVGAGGMLGTDLQQVLAGREVVALTRSELDVTDASATAEAVREADVVFNAAAYTKVDDAESNEEAAYAVNATGAANLASAAAAAGARLVQVSTDYVFDGGANEPYAEDEPLNPVSAYGRTKAEGERAVLAAHPTGGYIVRTAWLYGQHGPNFAATMLRLAADRDTVSVVTDQVGQPTWTLDLAKQLVALVDSDAPAGVYHGTNSGRASWFDFAREVFRLAGLDPDRVRPTDSTAFVRPAPRPAFSVLGHDAWSRVGLSPMRPWQDALADAFGTGALGAR; this is translated from the coding sequence CTGATGCGCTACCTCGTCGTCGGCGCGGGCGGGATGCTCGGCACCGACCTGCAGCAGGTGCTCGCGGGCCGCGAGGTGGTCGCGCTGACACGGTCCGAGCTCGATGTGACCGACGCCTCGGCGACGGCCGAGGCGGTGCGCGAGGCCGACGTCGTGTTCAACGCCGCCGCGTACACCAAGGTGGACGACGCCGAGTCGAACGAGGAGGCCGCCTACGCGGTCAACGCCACGGGCGCGGCGAACCTCGCGAGTGCTGCCGCGGCGGCGGGCGCGAGGCTCGTGCAGGTCTCGACCGACTACGTGTTCGACGGCGGCGCGAACGAACCGTACGCGGAGGACGAACCGCTCAACCCCGTGAGCGCGTACGGCCGCACGAAGGCGGAGGGCGAGCGAGCGGTGCTCGCCGCCCACCCCACGGGCGGGTACATCGTGCGCACCGCGTGGTTGTACGGACAGCACGGACCCAACTTCGCCGCGACGATGCTGCGCCTCGCCGCCGACCGCGACACCGTCTCCGTCGTGACCGACCAGGTGGGACAGCCGACGTGGACGCTCGACCTCGCGAAACAGCTCGTCGCCCTCGTCGACTCCGACGCGCCCGCCGGCGTCTACCACGGCACCAACTCGGGTCGCGCGAGCTGGTTCGACTTCGCCCGCGAGGTCTTCAGGCTCGCCGGTCTCGACCCTGATAGGGTCAGGCCGACCGACAGCACGGCGTTCGTGCGACCGGCTCCCCGGCCCGCGTTCTCGGTGCTCGGTCACGACGCCTGGTCGCGCGTCGGGCTCTCGCCGATGCGTCCCTGGCAGGATGCGCTGGCCGACGCGTTCGGAACTGGAGCCCTGGGAGCGAGATGA
- a CDS encoding LCP family protein produces the protein MTRRAWWLVLLNLFIPGSAQVLAGNRRLGRFGLGATLTLWTLVVVAAALFFFWRTAILWLGTNVWVLSIVQVGLVFYAVLWVILTIDAIRLARLVRAAPSARPAVAGLAIVGLVAVAGVAGYGALITGSARDAISGIFGDGQLAEPVDGRYNILLLGGDAGPDRLGLRPDSITVVSVDAETGATTMIGIPRNLQDAPFAEGSPLWNEFPDGYDCGDDCLVSYLYTHGEEHPELYPDEVAAGKDPGVEAMMDAAEGVTGLVIQYYVLIDMQGFASMVDALGGVDIDVKERLALGANAFPDGTPADPIGYIEAGQQHMDGATALWYARSRYQTTDYDRMRRQREVQEAIAQQFEPANVITKFQGVAAAGQQVVHTDIPSGMLARFGDLALKTREHPITDVELVPPLVEVDDPHYDAIHQAVADATAPVEAKQ, from the coding sequence ATGACCCGGCGCGCGTGGTGGCTCGTGCTGCTCAACCTGTTCATCCCCGGATCCGCGCAAGTGCTCGCCGGCAATCGCCGGCTCGGCCGGTTCGGACTCGGCGCGACCCTCACGCTGTGGACGCTCGTCGTGGTCGCCGCGGCGCTGTTCTTCTTCTGGCGCACCGCCATCCTCTGGCTCGGCACCAACGTGTGGGTGCTGTCGATCGTGCAGGTCGGACTCGTCTTCTACGCCGTGCTCTGGGTCATCCTGACGATCGACGCGATCCGCCTCGCCCGACTCGTGCGCGCGGCACCGTCGGCCCGGCCGGCGGTCGCCGGTCTCGCGATCGTCGGTCTCGTCGCCGTGGCCGGGGTGGCCGGCTACGGTGCGCTCATCACCGGGTCGGCGCGGGATGCGATCAGCGGCATCTTCGGCGACGGTCAGCTCGCCGAACCGGTCGACGGGCGTTACAACATCCTGCTGCTCGGCGGAGACGCTGGCCCCGACCGGCTCGGCCTGCGCCCCGACAGCATCACGGTCGTGAGCGTCGACGCCGAGACCGGTGCCACGACGATGATCGGCATCCCACGCAACCTGCAGGACGCGCCGTTCGCCGAGGGCTCGCCCCTCTGGAACGAGTTCCCCGACGGCTACGACTGCGGCGACGACTGCCTCGTCAGCTACCTCTACACGCACGGCGAAGAGCATCCCGAGCTGTATCCGGACGAGGTCGCGGCGGGCAAGGACCCCGGCGTCGAGGCGATGATGGACGCGGCCGAGGGTGTCACGGGCCTCGTCATCCAGTACTACGTGCTCATCGACATGCAGGGCTTCGCGAGCATGGTGGATGCCCTCGGCGGCGTGGACATCGACGTGAAGGAGCGGCTCGCCCTCGGGGCGAACGCGTTCCCTGACGGGACCCCCGCCGACCCGATCGGCTACATCGAGGCGGGACAGCAGCACATGGACGGGGCGACCGCGCTCTGGTACGCCCGCTCGAGGTACCAGACCACCGACTACGACCGGATGCGGCGGCAGCGCGAGGTGCAGGAGGCGATCGCGCAGCAGTTCGAGCCGGCGAACGTGATCACCAAGTTCCAGGGCGTCGCGGCGGCCGGGCAGCAGGTCGTGCACACCGACATCCCGAGCGGCATGCTCGCCCGGTTCGGCGACCTCGCGCTCAAGACCCGCGAGCACCCGATCACCGACGTCGAGCTCGTGCCGCCGCTCGTCGAGGTGGATGACCCGCACTACGACGCGATCCATCAGGCGGTCGCGGATGCGACCGCCCCGGTTGAGGCGAAGCAGTAG
- the rfbA gene encoding glucose-1-phosphate thymidylyltransferase RfbA → MKGIILAGGSGTRLWPITKGISKQLMPIYDKPMIYYPLSTLMMADIRDILIITTPEYNDQFRALLGDGSELGINLEYAVQPSPDGLAQAFIIGEEFIGDDSVALVLGDNIFHGAGLGSSLRSNNTLDGGLIFAYHVSNPTAYGVVEFDESMKAVSIEEKPTKPKSNYAVPGLYFYDNDVVQIAKTIEPSARGELEISTVNERYLEAGRLQVQVLDRGTAWLDTGTFESMMQASEYVRVIEDRQGFKIGCIEEIAWRAGWIDDAQLALLAAPLQKSGYGRYLQGLLAS, encoded by the coding sequence ATGAAGGGCATCATCCTCGCCGGCGGATCCGGCACCCGGTTGTGGCCCATCACCAAGGGCATCTCGAAGCAGCTCATGCCGATCTACGACAAGCCGATGATCTACTACCCGCTGTCGACGCTCATGATGGCGGACATCCGCGACATCCTGATCATCACGACACCGGAGTACAACGACCAGTTCCGCGCGCTGCTCGGTGACGGGTCGGAGCTCGGCATCAACCTCGAGTACGCCGTGCAGCCGTCTCCCGACGGACTCGCGCAGGCGTTCATCATCGGCGAGGAGTTCATCGGCGACGACTCCGTCGCGCTCGTGCTCGGCGACAACATCTTCCACGGCGCCGGCCTCGGCTCGTCCCTGCGGTCGAACAACACGCTCGACGGCGGCCTCATCTTCGCGTACCACGTGTCGAATCCGACGGCCTACGGCGTCGTCGAGTTCGACGAGTCGATGAAGGCTGTCTCCATCGAGGAGAAGCCGACGAAGCCGAAGAGCAACTACGCGGTGCCCGGCCTCTACTTCTACGACAACGACGTGGTGCAGATCGCGAAGACGATCGAGCCGAGCGCGCGCGGGGAGCTCGAGATCTCGACCGTCAACGAGCGCTACCTCGAGGCCGGCCGCCTCCAGGTGCAGGTGCTCGACCGCGGTACGGCCTGGCTCGACACCGGTACCTTCGAATCGATGATGCAGGCCTCCGAGTACGTGCGCGTGATCGAGGACCGCCAGGGTTTCAAGATCGGCTGCATCGAGGAGATCGCCTGGCGCGCGGGCTGGATCGACGACGCGCAGCTCGCCCTGCTTGCCGCCCCACTGCAGAAGAGCGGGTACGGCCGGTATTTGCAGGGGCTCCTGGCTTCGTGA
- a CDS encoding ABC transporter permease encodes MSYLTEILSSRELLINLTRREIQGKYKRTIFGQLWSLVNPLAMMLVYTLVFAFILRVQPDPGDPSGIDVFAVWLLCGLLPWTFFSSVVTSGMGSLVGNVGLIQKVYFSRIVLPVSAAASIAFNWAFEMGVLLVVLLVCGAFVLPWIPALIVIMALLAVFAIGIALMLSIANVYFRDTQHLLAIVMQLWLYLTPVIYPISLLESQSDEIGGLWGSGVTLLDIYRLNPMERFTEVFRNVLYDNRWPEVGDVLYCVGAAAVSLAIGMFVFRRNEKKLAEAL; translated from the coding sequence TTGTCCTATCTGACCGAGATTCTCTCCTCGCGCGAACTGCTCATCAATCTCACGCGGCGCGAGATCCAGGGCAAGTACAAGCGGACGATCTTCGGCCAGCTATGGTCGCTTGTCAATCCCTTGGCGATGATGCTCGTCTACACCTTGGTATTCGCGTTCATCTTGCGCGTACAGCCCGACCCCGGCGATCCAAGCGGTATCGACGTATTCGCCGTATGGCTGCTCTGCGGACTGCTGCCCTGGACGTTCTTCTCCAGTGTCGTCACCTCCGGGATGGGCTCGCTGGTCGGCAACGTCGGTCTCATCCAGAAGGTCTATTTCAGCCGCATCGTGCTGCCCGTGTCGGCTGCGGCGTCCATCGCCTTCAACTGGGCGTTCGAAATGGGCGTTCTGCTGGTGGTACTGCTCGTGTGCGGTGCGTTCGTGCTGCCGTGGATTCCCGCACTCATCGTGATCATGGCGCTTCTGGCGGTCTTCGCGATCGGGATTGCGCTCATGCTGTCGATCGCAAACGTGTACTTCCGCGACACGCAGCACCTCCTCGCAATCGTCATGCAGCTGTGGCTCTATCTCACCCCGGTGATCTACCCGATCAGCCTCCTCGAGTCGCAGAGCGATGAGATCGGTGGGTTGTGGGGCAGCGGGGTCACCCTCCTCGACATCTACCGCCTGAACCCGATGGAGCGATTCACCGAGGTGTTCCGCAACGTCCTCTACGACAACCGCTGGCCGGAAGTCGGTGATGTGCTGTACTGCGTCGGGGCAGCCGCGGTGAGTCTGGCGATCGGAATGTTCGTGTTCCGTCGCAATGAGAAGAAGCTGGCGGAGGCGCTGTGA
- the purE gene encoding 5-(carboxyamino)imidazole ribonucleotide mutase — MIDVLQPLVSVVMGSDSDWKVMTDAASALAELDVPYEVEVVSAHRTPTRMIEFGTQARERGIRVIIAGAGGAAHLPGMLASVTTLPVIGVPVPLAKLDGLDSLLSIVQMPAGIPVATVSIGGARNAGLLAARILSTSDDALAARLADHAARLEQLVADKNAALKASL; from the coding sequence ATGATCGACGTGCTGCAACCGCTCGTCTCCGTCGTCATGGGTTCCGATTCCGATTGGAAGGTCATGACCGACGCCGCGTCGGCGCTCGCCGAACTCGACGTGCCGTACGAGGTGGAGGTCGTCTCCGCCCACCGCACGCCGACGCGGATGATCGAGTTCGGCACGCAGGCGCGCGAGCGCGGCATCCGTGTGATCATCGCCGGAGCCGGGGGTGCCGCGCACCTCCCCGGCATGCTCGCCTCCGTCACCACGCTGCCCGTCATCGGTGTACCCGTGCCGCTCGCCAAGCTCGACGGACTCGACTCGCTGCTCTCGATCGTGCAGATGCCGGCCGGCATCCCGGTCGCGACCGTCTCCATCGGCGGCGCGCGCAACGCCGGTCTGCTGGCCGCCCGCATCCTCTCCACCTCCGACGACGCGCTCGCCGCGCGTCTCGCCGACCACGCCGCCCGGCTCGAGCAGCTCGTGGCCGACAAGAACGCGGCGCTCAAAGCGAGCCTGTGA
- the rfbB gene encoding dTDP-glucose 4,6-dehydratase has product MKILVTGGAGFIGSNFVHHVIRNTDHTVTVLDLLTYAGNLASLAGLPEDRFEFVQGDIGDAALVDGLFAEHDAVVHFAAESHNDNSLSDPRPFLDTNIIGTFTLLEAARKHGTRFHHISTDEVYGDLELDDPERFTEHTPYNPSSPYSSTKAGSDLLVRAWVRSFGVQATISNCSNNYGPFQHVEKFIPRQITNVLRGERPKLYGTGENVRDWIHADDHSSAVLTILEKGEIGQTYLIGADGEKNNKDVVELILTRLGQPADAYDLVTDRPGHDLRYAIDSSKLRRELGWAPAYSDFEAGLSATIEWYRDNEAWWAPQKDATEAKYAATGQA; this is encoded by the coding sequence GTGAAGATCCTCGTCACCGGCGGCGCCGGTTTCATCGGCTCGAACTTCGTGCACCACGTGATCCGCAACACGGATCACACGGTCACGGTGCTCGACCTCCTGACCTATGCCGGCAACCTCGCGAGCCTGGCCGGCCTCCCGGAGGACCGCTTCGAGTTCGTGCAGGGCGACATCGGTGACGCCGCGCTCGTCGACGGACTCTTCGCCGAGCACGACGCCGTCGTGCACTTCGCCGCCGAGAGCCACAACGACAACTCGTTGAGCGACCCCCGGCCGTTCCTCGACACCAACATCATCGGCACGTTCACCCTGCTCGAGGCCGCGCGCAAGCACGGCACGCGGTTCCACCACATCTCCACCGACGAGGTGTACGGCGACCTCGAACTCGACGACCCGGAGCGGTTCACCGAGCACACGCCGTACAACCCGTCGAGCCCGTATTCGTCGACCAAGGCGGGCAGCGACCTGCTCGTGCGCGCCTGGGTCCGCTCCTTCGGCGTGCAGGCGACGATCTCGAACTGCTCGAACAACTACGGACCGTTCCAGCACGTCGAGAAGTTCATCCCCCGGCAGATCACGAACGTGCTGCGCGGCGAGCGCCCGAAGCTCTACGGCACGGGCGAGAACGTGCGCGATTGGATCCACGCCGACGATCACTCCTCCGCTGTGCTCACCATCCTCGAGAAGGGCGAGATCGGCCAGACCTACCTCATCGGCGCCGACGGGGAGAAGAACAACAAGGACGTCGTCGAGCTCATCCTCACCCGGCTCGGTCAGCCGGCGGACGCCTACGACCTCGTCACCGATCGTCCCGGCCACGACCTCCGCTACGCCATCGACTCGTCGAAGCTCCGCCGCGAACTCGGCTGGGCGCCCGCGTACAGCGACTTCGAGGCGGGCCTGTCCGCGACGATCGAGTGGTACCGCGACAACGAGGCGTGGTGGGCGCCGCAGAAGGACGCGACCGAGGCCAAGTACGCCGCCACGGGCCAGGCCTGA